A part of Cryptococcus decagattii chromosome 2, complete sequence genomic DNA contains:
- a CDS encoding ATP-dependent RNA helicase MRH4, mitochondrial, whose product MLTGQALFRLPAVPPVALQYTLRPLHSSSVLAAGGKRPKQEPSGSRYPRRQQQNSQSRDGSRDRFEQPRASRFGLKSPRTNSFQTEPPRARPARSDSPSGSSTTVIPKGQHVPTSSRRLLPFSPPASITRPSHLFKLEPATIPPNLTPKSFNRDDGVTEEYINGLPVYPTPPTTLANEEQARPRTFDDFGLEEGLVKSLKGLYGEDGKTTPIETLSFQHFTQPDIVAAPIGSHRVLLGAETGSGKTISYLIPLFHHLKRTDPGPSVTSSFSPNSEDTLHPRSIILSPTHELTRQSTQFAKLLTHSTKLSVHGMSSTVSGGVGEKRGSVDVLLGTVGSLRRMFGMTKSKQDEEKEDYIKGKRIWQDEQEKGMVEGDKVEWVVIDEADVLLGQEFYQDTISVLSRVKQANLILCTATLPPFLINLLTTMPFFTKHRPFTHLLSPGLHKLPPKLLTRFIRPSTTGNKHGDVAHQVRLTLAEDAKAAKAEGREGEEPSKIVIFCNSDKKVEQVAGILGTKKIDCLAWTGAGDERLRGRNGSLNDFLQRPHLPGHEPAAPLPSLEPKETKPLFQDKKGTTPNVSELTRRRVLVTTSLLSRGLDFHPSVSSVFLVQPPRDVLDFVHRAGRAGRAGRPGRVVVFGLDEGRTLGEGAKSNKSGKGQGQGTLKKDGKTALGDRLKDVLGKREVVGAMGKRVRT is encoded by the exons ATGCTCACAGGACAGGCATTATTCCGGCTCCCAGCCGTCCCACCAGTCGCTCTCCAGTACACTCTCCGACctctccattcttcaaGCGTGCTCGCAGCTGGCGGCAAGCGTCCGAAACAAGAGCCTTCAGGTTCTCGATATCCTCGCAGACAACAGCAAAATTCACAATCAAGAGATGGCAGTCGGGATCGTTTTGAACAACCTAGAGCAAGTCGCTTTGGGCTAAAGTCGCCTAGAACAAATTCATTCCAAACTGAGCCACCTCGAGCTCGTCCTGCAAGATCCGATTCACCCAGTGGCTCTTCTACAACTGTTATCCCCAAAGGTCAACATGTGCCCACCTCTTCTCGTCGTTTATTACCATTCTCCCCTCCTGCTTCCATAACCAGACCTTCACACCTGTTCAAACTCGAGCCTGCCACCATACCGCCCAATCTCACGCCCAAATCTTTTAACAGGGATGACGGCGTAACGGAGGAGTACATCAACGGTTTACCTGTTTACCCTACGCCCCCAACGACGCTTGCAAATGAAGAACAAGCGCGTCCCCGAACGTTTGATGATTTTGGGTTAGAAGAGGGCTTGGTGAAGAGTTTAAAAGGGCTTTACGGTGAGGACGGGAAAACGACACCGATCGAAACGTTGAGTTTCCAACATTTCACCCAGCCGGATATCGTTGCTGCGCCTATTGGGTCTCATCGAGTCCTCCTCGGCGCCGAAACAGGTAGCGGCAAGACCATATCTTATCTCATCCCCTTGTTCCACCACCTTAAACGTACCGACCCGGGACCGTCTGTCacttcatccttttcccCCAATAGTGAAGATACGCTTCACCCGCGGTCAATCATTCTCTCCCCAACTCATGAACTTACCCGACAATCGACTCAATTCGCAAAACTTCTGACGCATAGTACAAAACTTTCTGTCCACGGGATGAGTTCGACAGTGTCTGGTGGGGTGGGtgagaagaggggaagTGTGGATGTTTTGTTAGGGACTGTGGGAAGTTTGAGGCGGATGTTTGGGATGACGAAAAGCAAgcaagatgaggagaaggaggattATAtcaagggaaagagaataTGGCAAGATgagcaggagaaggggatggtGGAGGGTGATAAGGTAGAATGGGTTGTGATAGATGAAGCGGACGTCTTGTTAG GGCAAGAATTCTATCAAGACACAATCTCTGTTCTCTCACGGGTTAAACAGGCCAACCTTATCTTATGCACCGCCACCCTCCCTCCATTCTTGATTAACCTCCTCACCACCATGCCTTTCTTCACCAAACATCGACCTTTTACCCATTTGCTTTCTCCAGGTTTACATAAACTCCCTCCTAAACTTCTCACTCGATTTATTCGTCCGTCGACAACCGGCAACAAACACGGCGACGTCGCGCATCAAGTTCGACTTACGTTAGCCGAGGATGCAAAAGCCGCCAAAGCtgagggaagggaaggcGAGGAACCGAGTAAAATTGTGATTTTCTGCAATTCTGATAAAAAGGTGGAGCAGGTTGCTGGGATTCTCGGAACAAAGAAGATTGATTGTCTCGCATGGACTGGAGCTGGCGATGAACGCCTGAGAGGCCGGAATGGGTCTCTGAACGATTTCCTACAAAGGCCTCATCTCCCAGGTCATGAACCTGCCGCTCCTCTCCCGAGCTTGGAACCCAAGGAAACCAAGCCACTTTTCCAGGATAAAAAAGGTACCACCCCAAACGTCTCCGAGCTTACGCGCCGTCGTGTGCTCGTAACgacatctcttctctcacGAGGATTGGATTTCCACCCGTCCGTGTCATCAGTGTTCCTTGTACAGCCACCAAGGGATGTATTGGATTTCGTCCACCGTGCAGGTAGGGCAGGCCGGGCAGGCAGACCGGGGAGAGTGGTGGTCTTTGGGCTCGATGAAGGACGTACGCTGGGTGAAGGAGCGAAGAGTAATAAGAGTGGTAAGggacaaggacaaggaaCATTGAAAAAGGATGGGAAGACCGCGTTGGGCGATAGGTTGAAGGATGTGTTGGGTAAGAGAGAGGTGGTGGGTGcgatggggaagagggtgCGGACCTAG